A genomic stretch from Helianthus annuus cultivar XRQ/B chromosome 1, HanXRQr2.0-SUNRISE, whole genome shotgun sequence includes:
- the LOC118491612 gene encoding uncharacterized protein LOC118491612: MVWRHPDAVLNDPEPSESELNDAFLSAIRGCPSRVRPFPEHLLVLLGVSNIWAKVDRDPVLMRNGLVMSALDFIKSDDTSDVVFEDAPTVPGENVVVRTSEQRFEGSGYVSVENVKGFTKSNVPKPSTRRLSRRLLKATPQSTSTEPVDLSDDIEVSEDQAEAEVEKEKELVVRGKKVRGKKGVATPVQESSSRDVEGLNPEGTYVPSWLVKNDDTFKDAAVCEDALSHLAPPSVREAIAEMDDDTMLSRMVLTTCNLAEAAWKKEIEDLKKMHAIEMGDLKKSFEANLLKLKADREALSVQQKAFREEKEGLKASVGQVTADNQWLIEHGFQQGLKPEGLNEKVCAEVLGSLSRKRFYSGDSDDTLSSLPETSKDAGLETSAVGGEEGVKGKKTKKAKKSKGEGSKPSGN, translated from the exons atggtgtggaggcatccggatgctgttctcaacgATCCGGAGCCTTCCGAGTCTGAATTAAATGATGCCtttctttcagccattcgggggtgcccttccAGGGTTCGTCCttttcccgaacatttgttagtgcttttaggggttagtaatatttgggcaAAAGTTGATCGGGATCCGGTGTTGATGAGAAATGGCCTTG ttatgtctgctttggacttcaTCAAGAGTGACGATACGTCCGATGTGGTTTTTGAAGATGCTCCGACTGTTCCGGGTGAAAATGTTGTTGTGAGGACCTCTGAGCAGAGGTTTGAGGGCTCGGGTTATGTCAGTGTTGAGAATGTGAAGGGTTTTACCAAGTCCAATGTTCCCAAGCCTTCAACTCGCCGGTTATCTCGTCGTTTACTGAAGGCTActcctcaatccacttccactgagccagtggatttgaGTGATGACATCGAGGTTTCTGAGGATCAGGCTGAggcagaggttgagaaggagaaggAGTTAGTTGTGCGTGGTAAGAAGGTTCGAGGGAAGAAGGGTGTTGCTACCCCTGTTCAAGAATCGTCGagcagggacgttgaagggttgaaccCTGAGGGCACTTATGTGCCTTCTTGGTTGGTTAAGAATGATGACACTTTtaaggatgctgctgtttgtgaagatgctcttagtcatcttgctcctccttcCGTTCGTGAAGCTattgctgagatggatgatgacactatgttatctcgcatggttttaactacttgcaaccttgca gaggCAGCTTGGAAGAAGGAGATTGAGGATTTGAAGAAGATGCATGCCATTGAGATGGGTGACCTGAAGAAAAGCTTTGAAGCTAATTTGCTGAAGTTGAAGGCTGATCGAGAGGCCTTATCTGTCCAGCAGaaggcttttcgtgaagaaaaggaGGGGTTGAAGGCTTCCGTTGGTCAGGTGACTGCGGATAATCAGTGGTTGATCGAGCATGGGTTTCAGCAG ggaTTGAAGCCTGAAGGGTTGAATGAGaaggtttgtgctgaggttttgggctCTTTGTCGAGGAAGAGGTTTTACTCCGGGGACAGTGATGATACCCTTTCCAGTCTGCCTGAAACCTCGAAAGATGCTGGTTTGGAAACCTCTGCGGTTGGTGGTGAAGAAGGTGTGAAGGGGAAGAAGACAAAGAAAGCTAAAAAGTCTAAGGGTGAAGGTTCTAAGCCCTCTGGCAACTGa